From the Thermovirga lienii DSM 17291 genome, one window contains:
- a CDS encoding heat shock protein HslVU, ATPase subunit HslU (PFAM: AAA domain (Cdc48 subfamily); C-terminal, D2-small domain, of ClpB protein; ATPase family associated with various cellular activities (AAA)~TIGRFAM: ATP-dependent protease HslVU, ATPase subunit~COGs: COG1220 ATP-dependent protease HslVU (ClpYQ) ATPase subunit~InterPro IPR013093: IPR004491: IPR003593~KEGG: aco:Amico_1517 heat shock protein HslVU, ATPase subunit HslU~PFAM: ATPase AAA-2 domain protein~SMART: AAA ATPase~SPTR: ATP-dependent protease ATPase subunit HslU;~TIGRFAM: heat shock protein HslVU, ATPase subunit HslU), which yields MNFYNEEALTPRKIVEYLGKYIVGQEKAKRAVAIALRNRMRRKKLPQEMAKEITPKNILMVGPTGVGKTEIARRLSQLVNAPFVKVEATKYTEVGYVGRDVESMVRDLVERAYHMVKEKHLQEVQEEASRRVEERLLDALLPRKRVQEKVTNMVEFLLGQGDSNEREEETEDPKRQATREKLRRLLREGKLDAREIEIEVVESAQVGIPILGAPGMDEMGINIGEMLSGLFPKKKKKVTMTVAEAKRVLQAEEAEKLIDHEAVSKEAVRKAQEEGIIFIDELDKVASASSSTSGPDVSREGVQRDLLPIIEGCTVNTKYGPIRTDHILFIGAGAFHKVKPSDLVPELQGRLPLRVELDPLTENDLARILVEPENSLLKQYKALLETEGVELVFTEDGVAEIASIAARMNIEMENIGARRLHTIMEALLEDIQFEAPERKGEVITVDAKMVREKLHDVVADTDLRKYLL from the coding sequence TTGAATTTTTACAACGAGGAGGCTTTGACTCCCCGTAAGATAGTAGAATACCTTGGAAAGTATATTGTAGGACAGGAGAAGGCCAAAAGGGCGGTTGCCATAGCCTTGAGAAACAGGATGCGCAGAAAGAAGTTGCCCCAAGAGATGGCCAAGGAGATAACTCCTAAGAACATCCTCATGGTGGGACCCACAGGAGTCGGAAAGACGGAGATAGCCAGGAGGCTTTCGCAGCTCGTAAACGCCCCCTTTGTAAAGGTCGAGGCCACCAAGTACACCGAAGTGGGCTACGTGGGGCGAGATGTGGAGTCCATGGTTCGGGACCTGGTGGAAAGGGCTTACCACATGGTTAAGGAGAAGCACTTGCAAGAGGTGCAAGAGGAAGCCTCAAGAAGGGTTGAAGAGAGGTTGCTTGATGCCCTTCTGCCCAGGAAAAGGGTCCAGGAAAAGGTTACGAACATGGTGGAGTTCCTGTTGGGTCAAGGTGACTCTAATGAAAGGGAAGAAGAGACAGAAGATCCCAAGCGTCAGGCCACCAGGGAGAAGTTACGAAGGCTCCTTAGGGAGGGCAAACTGGACGCCAGGGAGATTGAAATCGAAGTAGTTGAATCTGCGCAGGTAGGTATACCCATCTTGGGGGCCCCAGGCATGGACGAGATGGGTATAAACATTGGAGAGATGCTCAGCGGCCTGTTTCCCAAAAAGAAGAAGAAGGTCACCATGACTGTTGCCGAAGCCAAGCGGGTGTTACAGGCCGAGGAGGCGGAGAAGCTCATAGACCACGAGGCAGTGTCTAAGGAGGCGGTCAGAAAGGCTCAGGAGGAAGGGATAATATTCATCGACGAACTGGACAAGGTAGCCTCTGCATCGAGTTCCACCTCGGGGCCGGACGTGAGTCGAGAGGGAGTCCAAAGAGACCTTCTCCCTATCATCGAAGGTTGTACAGTCAACACAAAATACGGCCCCATACGTACAGATCATATTTTATTCATAGGTGCAGGGGCCTTCCACAAGGTAAAACCCTCTGATCTGGTTCCGGAGCTTCAGGGTAGGCTGCCTCTAAGGGTTGAACTTGATCCTCTCACGGAGAATGACCTTGCAAGGATCCTTGTGGAACCCGAGAACAGCCTTTTAAAGCAGTATAAGGCCTTATTGGAGACCGAAGGGGTAGAGCTGGTCTTCACGGAGGATGGGGTGGCGGAGATAGCTTCGATAGCCGCAAGAATGAATATTGAGATGGAAAATATAGGAGCGAGAAGGCTGCACACCATAATGGAGGCCCTTTTGGAGGATATACAGTTTGAAGCTCCCGAGCGGAAAGGCGAAGTTATAACGGTGGATGCCAAGATGGTCAGGGAGAAACTCCATGATGTAGTGGCCGACACAGATTTAAGGAAGTATCTTTTGTAA
- a CDS encoding GTP-sensing pleiotropic transcriptional repressor CodY (PFAM: CodY helix-turn-helix domain; CodY GAF-like domain~TIGRFAM: GTP-sensing transcriptional pleiotropic repressor CodY~COGs: COG4465 Pleiotropic transcriptional repressor~InterPro IPR010312: IPR013198: IPR014154~KEGG: tai:Taci_1341 GTP-sensing pleiotropic transcriptional repressor CodY~PFAM: GTP-sensing transcriptional pleiotropic repressor CodY; Helix-turn-helix CodY domain protein~SPTR: GTP-sensing pleiotropic transcriptional repressor CodY;~TIGRFAM: GTP-sensing transcriptional pleiotropic repressor CodY), whose product MNTPKELYESRAKIKDPTAMQDLLEKTRIVNKVLQNMKEANSQEFQKLAKVLCDLSTANVYMIDSKGKILGYAWVSEYDCPIMTDLLKNGYMPEEYVERLNRFNESVLNHTDHGLCAYADHPCNNSNKHVVYVPIYGGGERLGTLILARFGYPFDTRDLVLSEYLSTVVGIEILNAKAREIEERARERLIVQMAMRALSYSEVESVRHIISELGSSEGVVVASKVADKAGVTRSVIVNALRKLESAGIIESRSLGMKGTYIKILSRLFMEELGFQE is encoded by the coding sequence ATGAATACTCCTAAGGAACTTTACGAATCTAGAGCTAAGATCAAAGATCCTACTGCTATGCAGGATTTGCTGGAGAAAACCAGGATTGTGAACAAAGTGCTCCAAAACATGAAAGAGGCAAATTCACAGGAATTCCAAAAGTTGGCCAAGGTTCTGTGCGATCTTTCCACTGCCAACGTATATATGATAGATAGTAAGGGGAAGATCCTTGGATACGCCTGGGTAAGTGAATATGACTGCCCTATAATGACGGACCTTTTGAAAAATGGCTACATGCCGGAAGAGTACGTGGAGAGGCTCAACAGGTTCAACGAGTCGGTGCTCAACCACACGGATCATGGCCTTTGTGCTTATGCAGATCATCCTTGCAACAATTCAAACAAGCATGTAGTTTATGTTCCCATTTATGGAGGAGGGGAACGTCTGGGGACTTTGATATTGGCTCGCTTTGGGTACCCCTTCGACACCAGGGACCTGGTGCTAAGCGAATATCTGTCCACCGTCGTAGGGATCGAGATCCTCAATGCAAAAGCCAGAGAGATAGAGGAAAGGGCAAGGGAGAGGCTTATAGTCCAAATGGCCATGCGAGCTTTGTCTTACTCTGAGGTGGAGTCGGTCAGGCACATAATTTCGGAGCTAGGTTCCTCGGAGGGTGTCGTTGTGGCCAGTAAGGTTGCAGACAAGGCTGGAGTTACAAGAAGCGTCATCGTCAACGCCCTGCGAAAGCTTGAGAGTGCTGGAATCATAGAGAGCCGAAGCCTGGGCATGAAAGGGACATACATAAAGATATTGAGTCGACTTTTCATGGAGGAGTTGGGTTTTCAAGAGTAA
- a CDS encoding RNA binding S1 domain protein (PFAM: S1 RNA binding domain~COGs: COG1098 RNA binding protein (contains ribosomal protein S1 domain)~InterPro IPR003029~KEGG: tai:Taci_1301 RNA binding S1 domain protein~PFAM: RNA binding S1 domain protein~SPTR: RNA binding S1 domain protein) yields MIQQEAPHSEALKIGDVVEGTVEQIVPYGVFVRLNNGKRAMIHISELSRGYVKKVEDVMELNQKVKAKVIKIDERGRIDLSIKKLQEENARPVRATSPAEDFEKKLASFLKASEEKMMDLSKKTKDGKGSRSRGKK; encoded by the coding sequence ATGATTCAACAAGAAGCTCCCCATTCTGAGGCGCTTAAAATAGGGGATGTAGTGGAAGGAACGGTTGAGCAAATAGTACCCTACGGCGTGTTCGTGAGGCTTAATAACGGCAAGCGAGCCATGATCCATATATCCGAGCTGTCCCGAGGGTATGTCAAGAAAGTTGAAGACGTGATGGAGCTCAATCAGAAGGTTAAGGCCAAGGTCATCAAAATAGACGAACGAGGTCGCATAGACCTCTCCATCAAGAAGCTCCAAGAGGAGAATGCACGCCCGGTGAGGGCCACCTCACCGGCAGAGGATTTCGAGAAAAAGTTGGCGTCCTTCTTAAAAGCGAGCGAAGAGAAAATGATGGATCTGAGTAAAAAGACTAAAGATGGAAAAGGTAGCAGGAGTCGTGGCAAGAAATAG
- a CDS encoding protein of unknown function DUF501 (PFAM: Protein of unknown function (DUF501)~COGs: COG1507 conserved hypothetical protein~InterPro IPR007511~KEGG: aco:Amico_1513 protein of unknown function DUF501~PFAM: protein of unknown function DUF501~SPTR: Putative uncharacterized protein;~manually curated) — MVPLGLRWRGKNLPPLFFDRIFPKDLDLIRMQVKNRKFDESLVLGVAKRCSWGVPAVIVCAPLKALKPFPTSFWLTCPYITKACDRLESSGGVAQLESYLEQGKRHEWSAFIMAHVALRMSLLDENKKRFLISKRPRMWDVIRKGGPGGILPKGKVTVKCLHLQIASWMALGWHPGELWLKERLPELKCPNCNQVNCFG, encoded by the coding sequence ATGGTTCCATTGGGCCTTAGGTGGAGGGGGAAGAACTTACCCCCTCTTTTTTTTGACAGGATCTTTCCAAAGGACCTAGATCTCATAAGAATGCAGGTAAAAAACCGCAAGTTTGACGAATCTTTGGTGTTGGGTGTTGCAAAGAGGTGTTCTTGGGGTGTACCTGCGGTAATAGTGTGTGCTCCCTTGAAGGCCTTGAAGCCTTTCCCTACATCTTTTTGGCTCACGTGCCCTTATATAACTAAGGCATGTGACAGATTGGAATCTTCCGGTGGAGTGGCTCAATTGGAATCTTATTTGGAACAAGGCAAAAGGCACGAATGGAGCGCATTCATCATGGCCCATGTCGCACTTCGCATGTCACTTCTTGATGAAAACAAAAAAAGATTTTTGATCTCCAAAAGACCCCGCATGTGGGACGTTATTCGCAAGGGAGGCCCCGGGGGAATCCTTCCGAAAGGAAAAGTTACAGTCAAGTGCCTTCATCTTCAGATTGCATCTTGGATGGCCCTCGGTTGGCATCCAGGGGAGCTTTGGCTCAAGGAGAGACTACCGGAACTTAAGTGTCCTAACTGCAATCAAGTCAACTGTTTTGGCTAG
- a CDS encoding Ppx/GppA phosphatase (PFAM: Ppx/GppA phosphatase family~COGs: COG0248 Exopolyphosphatase~InterPro IPR003695~KEGG: hmo:HM1_0710 exopolyphosphatase ppx~PFAM: Ppx/GppA phosphatase~SPTR: Putative Ppx/GppA phosphatase), producing the protein MDVNLGAVDLGSNSLRCLVVGYAKKRLTYRASGLWITRITEGIGSGSFVAEGRAVDRTMAAVREALKMLDAFGVEKSMTKVFATESLRAAGNGHSIKMMIEQLCALPVDILSPSEEAYLSRKGALLGLGGHDVVFDLGGGSLELSGEDFAHSFPLGAVRMTGLYGEDWKKIKDAVKIALAGAKIHGKKLAGVGGTSSNLAMMAKGLPNSEYHPSKIHGCKISLEYLALTRQRLKSLSVDERKNVLGLERGREDIIIAGISVIEALLESLNLKEYTHSETDLLWAQCAAMAESRGLEVEGIVL; encoded by the coding sequence GTGGATGTGAACCTAGGAGCCGTGGATTTAGGGTCCAACTCCTTGCGTTGTTTAGTCGTTGGTTACGCAAAGAAAAGGCTCACATACAGGGCTTCGGGGCTTTGGATAACTCGAATAACGGAAGGTATAGGCTCTGGAAGTTTTGTAGCAGAGGGTCGGGCCGTTGATCGAACCATGGCGGCAGTGAGGGAAGCCTTGAAAATGCTCGATGCCTTCGGGGTAGAAAAAAGCATGACGAAGGTTTTTGCCACTGAAAGTCTGCGAGCAGCGGGGAACGGCCATTCCATAAAGATGATGATAGAACAACTTTGTGCCCTTCCAGTAGATATTTTATCTCCTTCTGAGGAAGCCTACTTGAGCAGGAAGGGAGCACTGCTGGGTCTGGGGGGGCATGACGTGGTTTTCGACTTAGGAGGAGGGAGCCTGGAGCTAAGCGGGGAGGACTTCGCTCATTCCTTTCCATTGGGCGCTGTCAGAATGACAGGCCTTTACGGTGAGGATTGGAAGAAGATAAAAGATGCAGTCAAAATAGCTTTGGCGGGAGCAAAGATTCATGGAAAAAAGCTTGCAGGCGTAGGCGGAACTTCCTCTAACCTTGCCATGATGGCAAAGGGACTTCCCAACAGCGAGTACCATCCTTCCAAGATCCACGGATGCAAAATCAGCTTGGAGTACTTGGCCCTTACTCGCCAAAGATTGAAGTCTCTTTCAGTTGATGAAAGAAAAAACGTACTTGGGCTTGAACGGGGGAGAGAGGATATTATAATAGCTGGGATAAGCGTCATAGAGGCTTTACTGGAAAGCCTGAACTTAAAGGAATACACTCACAGCGAAACCGACCTTTTGTGGGCCCAGTGTGCTGCAATGGCTGAGTCTCGCGGGCTTGAAGTAGAAGGAATCGTTTTATGA
- a CDS encoding argininosuccinate lyase (PFAM: Lyase~TIGRFAM: argininosuccinate lyase~COGs: COG0165 Argininosuccinate lyase~InterPro IPR000362: IPR009049: IPR020557: IPR003031~KEGG: aco:Amico_1512 argininosuccinate lyase~PFAM: fumarate lyase~PRIAM: Argininosuccinate lyase~SPTR: Argininosuccinate lyase;~TIGRFAM: argininosuccinate lyase) has translation MWHGRFREDTAEVVQEFTQSLDMDWRLAKYDIYGSIAHARMLGEVGIITKEESKLLEEGLRQVLKEIQEGTFSPKLSLEDVHMNIEARLTELIGPVGAKLHTGRSRNDQSATTVRLFLRKEMVDVGDGLLTLMDALIDRATAHRTVIVPGYTHLQQAQPISMGHYWLSHFWAFSRDFRRVLFALDSIDECPLGAGALAGSTLPLDREHTARLLGFKKPTDNSLDSVGHRDHMLDCQYALAVVMLHVSRLSEDLVIYGSREFGWLDLPDSFCTGSSMMPQKKNPDVLELARGRTGGVYGDLINLAVTMKALPSTYNRDMQEDKRPLWNSLQVVKDVLEVLPLLISRVEIDQEKALESFREGFALATDVAEYLVLKGVPFREAHAKVGKAVRWCIDNYKDLEELSLEEWKELIPEVEEDLLELMSLEQSVNRRETYGGTSFKQVALQIERGVKLLEEYRERLALYPAKFSL, from the coding sequence GTGTGGCACGGAAGGTTTAGAGAAGATACCGCCGAGGTGGTGCAGGAGTTCACCCAATCCCTTGATATGGACTGGAGATTAGCCAAGTACGATATATACGGAAGCATAGCCCATGCCCGGATGCTTGGAGAGGTTGGAATCATAACCAAGGAGGAGTCCAAGCTTCTGGAGGAAGGCCTTAGACAGGTCTTGAAGGAAATCCAAGAGGGGACTTTTTCTCCCAAACTTTCCCTGGAAGATGTTCACATGAACATAGAGGCCCGCCTGACGGAGCTTATTGGCCCAGTGGGGGCTAAGCTTCATACCGGCAGAAGCCGTAATGACCAATCGGCAACAACGGTCAGACTCTTTTTACGCAAAGAGATGGTCGATGTAGGAGATGGCCTGTTGACTTTAATGGATGCCTTGATAGACAGGGCAACGGCTCACAGGACCGTAATAGTGCCTGGCTACACCCACCTGCAGCAGGCTCAGCCCATAAGCATGGGGCATTATTGGTTGTCCCATTTTTGGGCCTTTTCCAGGGACTTCAGAAGGGTGCTTTTTGCCTTGGATTCCATAGATGAGTGTCCCCTAGGGGCTGGAGCGCTGGCGGGCTCGACCCTTCCTCTGGACAGGGAGCACACTGCAAGGCTTTTGGGCTTCAAGAAACCAACGGACAACAGCTTGGATTCGGTGGGGCACAGGGACCACATGTTGGACTGCCAGTATGCACTGGCGGTGGTGATGCTTCATGTAAGCCGCCTTTCAGAGGATTTGGTCATATACGGTTCCAGGGAGTTTGGATGGCTTGACCTGCCGGACTCTTTCTGCACTGGTTCAAGCATGATGCCCCAGAAGAAGAACCCAGATGTGTTGGAGTTGGCAAGGGGGAGGACCGGCGGAGTTTACGGGGATCTTATAAACCTTGCCGTCACCATGAAGGCCTTGCCTTCGACCTACAACAGAGACATGCAGGAGGATAAGCGCCCCCTATGGAACTCCCTTCAGGTGGTCAAGGACGTCCTTGAGGTGCTCCCTCTTCTGATATCCCGTGTTGAGATAGATCAGGAAAAGGCCCTTGAGTCCTTCAGGGAGGGTTTCGCCCTGGCGACCGATGTGGCAGAGTACCTGGTCTTGAAAGGTGTTCCTTTCAGAGAGGCTCACGCGAAGGTTGGAAAAGCCGTCAGGTGGTGCATAGACAACTACAAAGACCTGGAAGAGTTGTCCTTGGAGGAGTGGAAAGAGCTCATTCCAGAGGTGGAGGAAGACCTGCTTGAACTCATGAGCCTTGAACAATCGGTCAACAGAAGGGAAACCTACGGAGGGACTTCTTTCAAACAGGTGGCCCTTCAGATAGAAAGAGGCGTGAAGCTTCTTGAGGAATACAGGGAAAGGCTTGCTCTATATCCAGCGAAGTTCTCACTTTAA
- a CDS encoding Integrase catalytic region (PFAM: Integrase core domain~InterPro IPR001584~KEGG: adg:Adeg_1433 integrase catalytic region~PFAM: Integrase catalytic region~SPTR: Integrase catalytic region), whose protein sequence is MTSLYQRLKESGNPKAPMEVICDLIEKGKTAKEIANIMGITERWVRTLMKRKKDGLSAKELLHKKGPRSPHPKRTKPHIEALVIETQQKTNMGPRRLARELKRTLNLNISSYTIRNILRRNNVKTKKVRSRNGNKRYYANLNHWEALQYFQIDSKHIADAKTLPPKAYAALFKYRLPKYQFTAIDIKTRMRILCFSDECSFANGFSFILYIAFLMRALGIRHRMFFQTDNGSEFGGSEESRKRKILQEKFLEPLGVTLLSIPKGEKEAQGFVERSHRTDDEEFYIPALPHITSRKVFMTSAASWVKYYNQKRSHGGRDMNGKTPKEKIFELSLVSSKAATSIPPILLDKVNTFILKMVGAQNISWDSHHLLQLIKRKQFVAPYNLVNFFAKNFSFFRGPLKKPHSV, encoded by the coding sequence ATGACTTCATTATACCAGCGACTAAAGGAATCAGGGAATCCCAAAGCCCCTATGGAAGTTATATGCGACTTGATAGAAAAAGGTAAAACAGCCAAAGAAATAGCTAACATCATGGGAATTACTGAAAGATGGGTTAGAACATTGATGAAACGGAAAAAAGATGGCCTATCTGCCAAAGAATTATTGCACAAAAAAGGTCCCAGATCCCCTCATCCAAAAAGAACTAAACCTCACATCGAAGCTTTGGTTATTGAAACTCAACAGAAAACCAACATGGGTCCTAGAAGACTTGCAAGAGAGCTGAAAAGAACCCTCAATCTGAATATATCTTCCTACACCATCAGAAACATCTTACGCAGAAACAACGTTAAAACTAAAAAAGTACGTTCTAGAAACGGAAATAAACGCTACTATGCCAACCTAAACCACTGGGAAGCCCTACAATACTTCCAGATCGATTCAAAACATATAGCAGACGCAAAGACTCTCCCACCAAAAGCATATGCTGCCCTGTTTAAATACAGGCTTCCCAAATACCAATTTACCGCTATCGATATCAAAACAAGAATGAGAATCTTATGCTTCTCCGATGAATGCTCTTTCGCAAATGGCTTCTCCTTCATACTTTACATCGCCTTCCTCATGCGGGCTTTGGGCATCAGACATAGAATGTTCTTCCAAACTGACAACGGGAGCGAATTCGGCGGATCTGAAGAAAGCAGAAAAAGAAAAATATTGCAGGAAAAATTCCTAGAACCCTTAGGCGTTACTCTCCTCTCCATACCAAAAGGAGAAAAAGAAGCCCAAGGTTTTGTGGAACGAAGTCATCGCACCGATGATGAGGAATTCTACATACCTGCACTACCTCACATAACATCCCGAAAGGTCTTTATGACTTCTGCCGCAAGCTGGGTAAAATATTACAATCAAAAACGATCTCATGGAGGCAGAGATATGAACGGGAAAACTCCAAAGGAAAAAATATTTGAACTCTCACTAGTCAGTTCTAAAGCCGCTACTTCCATACCCCCTATACTCTTGGACAAAGTAAACACCTTTATACTAAAAATGGTGGGAGCTCAAAACATCTCCTGGGACTCCCACCATCTCCTTCAACTAATTAAACGGAAGCAATTTGTGGCCCCTTACAATCTTGTAAATTTTTTTGCAAAAAATTTTTCGTTCTTTAGAGGTCCCCTAAAGAAGCCCCACTCTGTTTAA
- a CDS encoding Phosphoglycerate mutase (PFAM: Phosphoglycerate mutase family~TIGRFAM: alpha-ribazole phosphatase~COGs: COG0406 Fructose-2 6-bisphosphatase~InterPro IPR013078: IPR001345~KEGG: aco:Amico_1510 phosphoglycerate mutase~PFAM: Phosphoglycerate mutase~SPTR: Phosphoglycerate mutase), with protein sequence MTHKVRLILARHGQTDWNAQRRFQGKTDVPLNEAGLNEAKALAERLKNWPFDVIYASPLSRALKTAQIISEVNVNGGSIKVCNELEEMGFGIWEKLSIHEVIKNFPGQYEAWKDDPSKMIPPGGESFKEIIGRVKPVLEDILNGQNREVLVVAHGGVIRAIVASLLGLSPSGIWHMRLDNCGLVGLVCKDEQASLLFWNDALHLHVPFELIDKLPIL encoded by the coding sequence ATGACCCACAAGGTGCGGCTGATTTTGGCCAGGCACGGCCAGACGGACTGGAATGCCCAAAGAAGATTCCAAGGAAAGACCGACGTCCCCTTGAACGAGGCAGGCCTGAATGAGGCCAAGGCCCTCGCCGAGCGCCTAAAGAACTGGCCATTTGACGTTATATACGCCAGTCCCCTATCCAGAGCCCTCAAGACGGCTCAGATAATTTCCGAAGTCAACGTCAACGGTGGAAGCATCAAGGTCTGCAACGAGCTTGAGGAGATGGGATTTGGGATATGGGAAAAGCTATCGATACACGAGGTAATAAAAAACTTTCCAGGACAATACGAAGCTTGGAAAGATGACCCGTCGAAGATGATTCCACCAGGAGGGGAATCCTTCAAGGAAATAATAGGGAGAGTGAAACCGGTCTTGGAGGATATATTGAATGGCCAAAATAGAGAGGTCCTGGTGGTGGCTCATGGTGGAGTAATAAGGGCCATTGTCGCGTCCCTTTTAGGACTTTCTCCTTCGGGCATATGGCATATGCGCCTGGATAACTGCGGTTTAGTAGGGCTGGTCTGCAAGGATGAGCAGGCGTCCCTTCTTTTTTGGAACGATGCCCTTCATCTTCACGTCCCCTTTGAACTTATTGATAAACTGCCCATTCTTTGA
- a CDS encoding RNA polymerase, sigma 28 subunit, FliA/WhiG subfamily (PFAM: Sigma-70 region 2~TIGRFAM: RNA polymerase sigma factor, sigma-70 family~COGs: COG1191 DNA-directed RNA polymerase specialized sigma subunit~InterPro IPR007627: IPR013249: IPR014284~KEGG: aco:Amico_1509 RNA polymerase, sigma 28 subunit, FliA/WhiG subfamily~PFAM: sigma-70 region 2 domain protein; Sigma-70 region 4 type 2~SPTR: RNA polymerase, sigma 28 subunit, FliA/WhiG subfamily;~TIGRFAM: RNA polymerase sigma factor, sigma-70 family), with amino-acid sequence MVSSGKVEEERKKQLEEEVLLWQRAVEGDEKAREELILMHRPMVFWLASKFNVSPQQYPDLIQEGMVALIEAVDRFDPSRNIKFSTFAYYRVKGQMANFLQRVEAKAPMPVDETSLHIVSSDDFEKLEWLMSLTEELSRLPEREAEIVRALVLDNVKAADLAKEKGFDVSHIYRLKRKALAKLRAVLGLEDAVKGP; translated from the coding sequence ATGGTTTCTTCCGGTAAGGTGGAGGAAGAGAGAAAGAAGCAGCTAGAAGAGGAAGTTCTTTTGTGGCAAAGGGCCGTTGAAGGAGATGAAAAGGCCCGCGAGGAGCTCATCTTGATGCACAGGCCAATGGTCTTCTGGTTGGCCAGCAAGTTCAACGTTTCTCCTCAGCAATATCCCGACTTGATACAGGAGGGAATGGTGGCCCTCATAGAGGCCGTGGACCGCTTCGACCCATCCAGAAACATCAAGTTCTCTACCTTTGCTTACTACCGAGTTAAAGGGCAGATGGCTAATTTCCTTCAGAGAGTAGAGGCCAAGGCTCCCATGCCTGTGGATGAAACCTCACTCCACATTGTAAGTTCCGACGATTTCGAAAAGCTTGAATGGCTCATGAGCCTCACTGAGGAGCTTTCGAGGCTTCCAGAGAGGGAGGCAGAGATAGTCAGGGCGTTAGTCCTAGACAACGTTAAGGCTGCGGACTTGGCCAAGGAGAAGGGTTTTGACGTGAGCCACATATACAGACTTAAGCGGAAGGCCTTAGCAAAGTTGAGAGCAGTTTTAGGTCTGGAGGATGCAGTAAAAGGCCCCTAA